In Mustelus asterias chromosome 17, sMusAst1.hap1.1, whole genome shotgun sequence, the following are encoded in one genomic region:
- the LOC144506086 gene encoding beta-1,3-galactosyltransferase 5-like has protein sequence MIKNKVVILLCVFSLALTFLMYAFHLDMNVDMKSITKGKGEFLIIPQPNCDNNPPFLIYLVTVSQSQWKERNAIRQTWGRDQRTAGKRTVAYFLLGYNTKYQARILNESLQYQDIIQKNFTDTYYNLTLKVLMGIEWVHTFCPSVTFVMKTDSDMFVNTYYLTELLSEKNQTHLYTGFVKANERPIRYELSKWYLTEEEYPQSTLPPFCSGTGYVLSGDLAEKIITVSKGIPIIKLEDVYVGMCLQRLNVTPVELHPDRPFHVRKVEFSICNFHKLVTSHGVSPAELLIYWRTLGENSKEECTRKIEEFLWV, from the coding sequence ATGATCAAAAACAAAGTAGTGATTTTACTTTGTGTGTTCTCTTTAGCTTTGACATTTCTGATGTATGCTTTTCACCTGGACATGAACGTTGATATGAAATCGATCACAAAAGGGAAGGGCGAATTTCTCATTATCCCACAGCCAAACTGTGACAACAACCCTCCCTTCCTCATCTACCTGGTGACCGTCTCACAGTCTCAATGGAAAGAGCGCAATGCCATTCGGCAGACCTGGGGCAGGGATCAGCGCACGGCTGGGAAAAGGACAGTCGCCTACTTCCTCCTAGGATACAATACAAAGTACCAGGCCAGGATCTTAAACGAAAGCCTCCAATACCAGGATATAATCCAGAAAAACTTCACCGACACTTACTACAATCTGACGTTGAAAGTGCTGATGGGAATTGAGTGGGTTCATACATTCTGCCCATCGGTGACCTTTGTGATGAAGACTGACTCCGACATGTTTGTGAATACTTATTACCTGACTGAGCTGTTGTCAGAGAAGAACCAGACTCACTTGTACACTGGGTTTGTCAAAGCCAATGAGAGGCCTATCAGGTATGAACTGAGCAAGTGGTACTTGACAGAGGAGGAGTATCCTCAGAGCACTCTGCCGCCATTTTGCTCGGGAACGGGGTATGTTTTGTCAGGCGACCTCGCTGAGAAAATCATCACCGTTTCGAAGGGCATCCCCATCATAAAGCTGGAGGACGTCTACGTGGGGATGTGTCTTCAAAGGCTCAACGTAACGCCGGTGGAGCTGCACCCAGATCGGCCTTTTCACGTCCGGAAAGTGGAGTTCTCCATCTGTAACTTCCACAAACTGGTGACATCTCATGGAGTCAGCCCAGCCGAGTTGCTGATTTACTGGAGGACACTGGGAGAGAACAGCAAAGAGGAATGCACGAGAAAAATTGAGGAGTTTCTCTGGGTGTGA
- the ndufb4 gene encoding NADH dehydrogenase [ubiquinone] 1 beta subcomplex subunit 4, producing MADYREAPLVSRPQTLSPSEYLELNPEERRAQEERLAIRARLKLQYLRQLNNPRRTELIEDPALIRWVHARSLNHIYPNFRPSPKTSLLGFVCGVVPLFAWYYIFKTDRDRKEKLIKEGMERPFSLTS from the exons ATGGCGGATTATCGAGAGGCGCCGCTCGTCTCCCGGCCTCAAACCCTCAGTCCCAGCGAGTACCTGGAGCTGAACCCGGAGGAGCGCCGGGCCCAGGAGGAGAGGCTCGCCATCCGGGCCCGCCTCAAGCTGCAGTATCTGAGGCAGCTCAATAACCCGAGGCGGACCGAGCTGATA GAAGACCCAGCCCTCATTCGGTGGGTACATGCTCGCAGTCTGAACCATATCTATCCTAATTTTCGTCCAAGCCCCAAGACATCACTGCTGGGATTTGTCTGTGGTGTAGTGCCTCTATTTGCCTGGTACTACATCTTCAAAACTGATCGG GACCGTAAAGAGAAGCTCATCAAGGAGGGAATGGAGCGACCATTTAGTCTAACGTCATGA